In a single window of the Amycolatopsis sp. cg5 genome:
- a CDS encoding ABC transporter substrate-binding protein, with the protein MRKAALLLALLVSGCGATVTQEPVASQPVTVTNCGKPLTVPKPPSRVVTNDIGITELMFALGLGDRMAGYVIDSGQTSGVESSPWKADFQRVPKLAEKINKEVVQAAGADLVFAGWNYGFSESEGFTPDSLGALGIATYQLTEACRNGVGKQRGIMPPLDALYTDLRNLGVLFGVSDRAEKLVAEYTSTIASVAPDSRTPKVFLYDDGKDQPFTSARNAGPNQIIAKAGGRNIFDDVDDSWTTVSWEAVVQRAPDVILINDYGGEVGTVADKERFLRSHPGLRDVPAVKNGRFFALPYAALVEGPRNAAAIKAFAAYLRG; encoded by the coding sequence ATGCGTAAAGCCGCGTTGTTGCTGGCGCTGCTCGTCTCCGGCTGCGGCGCGACCGTGACGCAGGAGCCCGTCGCTTCGCAACCCGTGACGGTCACGAACTGCGGCAAGCCACTGACCGTCCCCAAGCCGCCGTCGCGCGTCGTGACCAACGACATCGGCATCACCGAGCTGATGTTCGCACTCGGCCTCGGCGACCGCATGGCAGGCTACGTCATCGACTCCGGCCAGACGAGCGGCGTCGAGTCGTCGCCGTGGAAGGCGGACTTCCAGCGTGTCCCCAAACTGGCCGAGAAGATCAACAAGGAGGTCGTGCAGGCGGCAGGCGCGGATCTCGTGTTCGCGGGCTGGAACTACGGCTTCAGCGAGTCCGAGGGCTTCACCCCGGACTCCTTGGGCGCGCTGGGCATCGCGACGTATCAGCTGACGGAGGCCTGCCGCAACGGCGTCGGCAAACAACGCGGGATCATGCCGCCGCTGGACGCGCTTTACACGGATCTGCGCAACCTCGGTGTCCTTTTCGGAGTGAGCGACCGCGCGGAAAAGCTGGTGGCGGAATACACGTCGACCATTGCTTCGGTCGCGCCGGACAGTCGGACGCCCAAAGTCTTCCTCTACGACGATGGCAAGGACCAGCCGTTCACTTCGGCGCGCAACGCGGGGCCGAATCAGATCATCGCGAAGGCGGGCGGGCGGAACATCTTCGACGACGTCGACGACAGCTGGACGACGGTGAGCTGGGAAGCCGTCGTGCAGCGGGCGCCGGACGTGATCCTGATCAACGACTACGGCGGCGAGGTCGGGACGGTCGCGGACAAGGAGCGGTTCCTGCGTTCGCATCCCGGCCTGCGGGACGTTCCGGCGGTGAAGAACGGGCGGTTCTTCGCGCTGCCTTATGCGGCGCTGGTCGAGGGGCCGCGGAACGCCGCGGCTATCAAGGCCTTCGCGGCCTACCTGCGCGGCTAG
- a CDS encoding ABC transporter ATP-binding protein yields the protein MELGLHDVTVTVAGRKLVEALTMTVPSGTVVGLLGPNGSGKSTTLRCVYRALKPSDGVIRLDGRALDEYPLRESARRMAALTQESHTEFDFTVAEVVAMGRLPHDGSDGDICAEALRQVGLSALAGRSVLTLSGGERQRVLLARALAQQPRVLVLDEPTNHLDIRHQLDALALVRKLGVTVLTALHDLNLAAAYCDEVYILEAGRVVAGGPPAAVLTPSLVASVFGVIAHVVHHPVTGVPQLLFEGTTDA from the coding sequence ATGGAACTCGGGCTGCACGACGTCACCGTCACCGTCGCGGGACGCAAACTGGTCGAAGCGCTCACCATGACCGTTCCGTCCGGGACGGTCGTCGGCCTGCTCGGTCCCAACGGCAGTGGCAAGTCGACAACGCTGCGCTGCGTCTACCGCGCTCTCAAGCCTTCCGACGGCGTGATCCGCCTCGACGGACGCGCGCTCGACGAGTACCCACTGCGCGAGAGCGCGCGGCGGATGGCCGCGTTGACCCAGGAGTCGCACACCGAGTTCGACTTCACCGTCGCCGAGGTCGTCGCGATGGGACGGCTCCCGCACGACGGTTCCGACGGTGACATCTGCGCGGAGGCACTGCGCCAGGTCGGACTGAGCGCGCTGGCGGGCCGTTCGGTCCTGACGTTGTCCGGCGGCGAGCGCCAGCGGGTGCTGCTCGCGCGTGCGCTGGCGCAACAGCCCCGCGTCCTCGTGCTCGACGAGCCGACCAACCACCTCGACATCCGCCACCAGCTCGACGCGCTCGCGCTGGTCCGCAAGCTCGGCGTCACCGTGCTGACCGCGCTCCACGACCTCAACCTCGCCGCGGCCTACTGCGACGAGGTCTACATCCTCGAAGCGGGCCGGGTGGTCGCCGGCGGCCCGCCCGCTGCCGTCTTGACGCCCTCGCTGGTGGCCTCGGTGTTCGGGGTCATCGCCCACGTCGTCCACCACCCGGTGACCGGCGTGCCGCAACTGCTCTTCGAAGGGACCACCGATGCGTAA